One window from the genome of Mycolicibacterium gadium encodes:
- a CDS encoding acyl-CoA-like ligand-binding transcription factor translates to MTVGGPALGLRDRKKIQTRDTIRREAMRLIKANGYASTTIEQIAFAADIAPSTFFRYFPTKESVLIANDLDQVTIDALAGLPSDMPRFKAFRRSLEITLDAVTAAEWRFERARLRLVLSVPELKAAQLDEYRHTVERLAESEALRTGRDPQDLEVRVFVGALSGGLMAALDGHLPELTDRMQRTLDLLEAAMHFDGIVET, encoded by the coding sequence ATGACGGTTGGCGGGCCAGCGCTGGGTTTGCGTGACCGCAAGAAGATCCAGACTCGCGACACCATCCGGCGCGAGGCCATGCGGCTCATCAAGGCCAACGGTTACGCGAGCACCACGATCGAACAGATCGCCTTCGCGGCGGACATCGCACCCAGCACCTTCTTCCGCTACTTCCCCACCAAAGAGTCGGTGCTGATCGCGAACGACCTGGACCAGGTGACCATTGATGCACTTGCCGGGTTGCCGTCAGACATGCCGCGCTTCAAGGCGTTTCGGCGCTCACTCGAGATCACTCTGGACGCTGTGACCGCGGCGGAGTGGCGATTCGAACGCGCCCGGTTGCGACTGGTCCTTTCGGTGCCGGAACTCAAAGCCGCCCAGCTGGACGAGTACCGGCACACTGTCGAGCGACTCGCCGAGTCAGAGGCACTCCGCACCGGGCGCGACCCGCAGGATCTGGAGGTCCGCGTGTTCGTCGGGGCATTGTCCGGCGGGTTGATGGCCGCCCTGGACGGCCATCTGCCCGAGCTGACCGACCGGATGCAACGGACCCTGGACCTCCTCGAAGCCGCAATGCACTTCGATGGAATCGTGGAGACATGA
- a CDS encoding SDR family oxidoreductase, whose amino-acid sequence MTATRKSVFITGAAAGIGRATALTFARNGFLVGGFDIDEVGLKTLADEIDQRGVGRAITGHLDVTDPDEMAQRVGDFAKAAGGRLDVMINNAGILRAGRFEEMELGGHFKEIDINTKGVVNGLYAAFPYLRSTRNSVVVNLASASAIYGQAELANYSATKFFVRGITEALDIEWSRYGIRVIAMWPLFVNTAMTDHLKTGSTESLGIRLTAQDIADAIVAAVDPRWLRRAIHQVHFPVGSQTKVLAAGSRFSPGWLTRLVNKRLAHS is encoded by the coding sequence ATGACCGCTACGAGAAAGTCCGTATTCATCACCGGTGCCGCGGCCGGAATCGGGAGGGCCACCGCACTGACGTTCGCCCGAAACGGATTTCTCGTCGGCGGCTTCGACATCGACGAGGTCGGGCTCAAGACGCTGGCCGACGAGATCGACCAACGCGGGGTCGGCCGGGCGATCACCGGGCACCTCGACGTCACGGACCCCGACGAAATGGCCCAGCGGGTAGGAGATTTCGCGAAGGCCGCGGGAGGCCGGCTCGATGTGATGATCAACAACGCCGGCATCTTGCGCGCAGGTCGTTTCGAGGAGATGGAGCTCGGCGGTCACTTCAAGGAGATCGACATCAACACCAAGGGCGTGGTGAACGGGCTTTATGCCGCCTTTCCCTACCTGCGGTCCACGAGGAACTCCGTCGTCGTCAACCTCGCCTCCGCATCGGCGATCTACGGCCAAGCCGAACTCGCCAACTACAGCGCGACCAAGTTCTTCGTCCGCGGCATCACCGAGGCGCTGGACATCGAGTGGAGTAGGTACGGCATCCGGGTGATCGCGATGTGGCCGCTGTTCGTGAACACCGCGATGACGGACCACCTCAAGACGGGCAGCACCGAGTCCCTCGGCATCCGACTGACGGCTCAGGACATCGCCGACGCCATTGTCGCGGCGGTCGACCCGCGGTGGTTGCGCCGCGCCATCCACCAGGTTCACTTCCCCGTCGGCTCCCAGACCAAGGTCTTGGCGGCCGGTTCCCGATTCTCACCCGGCTGGCTGACCCGTCTGGTCAACAAGAGATTGGCGCATTCCTGA
- the lysE gene encoding L-lysine exporter: MNSPLLVGFLASLTLIIAIGAQNAFVLRQGIRGEHVAAVVAVCAVSDILLITAGIAGIGALIAAHPGALDIARFGGAAFLIGYGMLAARRAWRPAALTPSEKGPARLLEVLVTCLALTWLNPHVYLDTVILLGTLANEHSEQRWLFGVGAVTASVVWFVSLGLGARRLSGLFATPLTWRILDGLIAVTMTGLGVSLILS, from the coding sequence ATGAACTCACCGCTGCTCGTCGGCTTCCTTGCCTCCCTGACGCTGATCATCGCGATCGGCGCACAGAACGCCTTCGTGCTGCGCCAGGGCATCCGCGGTGAACATGTGGCCGCGGTGGTGGCGGTGTGCGCGGTATCCGACATCCTGCTCATCACCGCGGGCATCGCCGGCATCGGCGCCCTGATCGCCGCACACCCGGGCGCGCTCGACATCGCCCGGTTCGGTGGCGCCGCGTTCCTGATCGGTTACGGAATGCTCGCGGCGCGTCGCGCCTGGCGGCCGGCCGCGTTGACGCCGTCCGAGAAGGGCCCGGCCCGGCTGCTCGAGGTGCTGGTCACCTGCCTCGCTCTCACGTGGCTCAATCCGCACGTCTACCTCGACACGGTGATCCTGTTGGGCACCCTGGCCAACGAGCACAGCGAGCAGCGGTGGCTGTTCGGCGTCGGCGCGGTCACCGCGAGCGTGGTCTGGTTCGTCAGCCTCGGACTCGGCGCGCGGCGCCTCTCCGGGCTGTTCGCCACCCCACTCACCTGGCGGATCCTCGACGGACTGATTGCCGTCACTATGACCGGACTCGGTGTGTCTTTGATTTTGTCCTGA
- the usfY gene encoding protein UsfY has protein sequence MERNHRDPVDHYRTTHQHAGETFIDGYCWPGLLSIALGVISLAGCVASVAYNHREYTMTTGVVAVLAIVFGILWIVLEHRRVRHMDIRWLAEHSDQGVRAGASTPNRG, from the coding sequence ATGGAAAGAAACCATCGCGATCCCGTTGATCACTACCGCACGACACATCAACACGCGGGCGAGACGTTCATCGATGGCTATTGTTGGCCGGGTCTGCTTTCAATTGCGCTGGGCGTGATTTCATTGGCTGGCTGTGTTGCCTCGGTTGCCTACAACCATCGCGAATACACCATGACGACCGGAGTCGTCGCAGTCCTGGCGATCGTGTTCGGCATTCTGTGGATCGTGCTGGAGCATCGTCGGGTGCGCCACATGGATATCCGTTGGCTGGCCGAACATTCCGATCAAGGCGTTCGAGCGGGAGCGTCGACGCCTAATCGAGGTTGA
- a CDS encoding MFS transporter, with product MTTHLPDSALEPQTMTKVTRRLIPFLILLYFVNYLDRVNISFAGPNGMNEDLAMSAKMFGFASGIFFIGYLLLEVPSNIALHKFGGRRWLARIMLTWGIISSAIAFVPNAETLIVLRFLLGVAEAGFFPGIILYLTFWFPEKHRAKAVSLFMVAVPVSTAIGSTLSSLIIDWGHGLFGLEGWRVMFLVEGIPAVMLAFACWFYLTDRPADAAWLKTDEKDWLETTLDVERSLAETGQHWPLKKALSHPRILLLAFIYFGITYGLYAVGFFLPTIVAGFQEQYGTHLSVIERGLVTSVPYVVAAIVMVPWARHADRTNERVWHVATPAIVGAVSIPAALYMADPYLAMVAVTLSTCSVMCALPVFWALPSTFLTGVAAAGGIALINSLGNLSGFGGPYITGWLNDLTGDARAAMWVVGVLSLAAAVVVVYLGHKPKPQHQQEQPH from the coding sequence ATGACTACCCACCTTCCGGATTCGGCGCTGGAACCGCAGACGATGACGAAGGTCACCCGCCGTCTGATCCCGTTTCTGATCCTGCTCTACTTCGTCAACTACCTCGATCGCGTCAACATCAGCTTCGCAGGCCCCAACGGCATGAATGAAGACCTGGCGATGAGCGCCAAGATGTTCGGCTTCGCCTCGGGCATCTTCTTCATCGGCTACCTATTGCTGGAAGTGCCGAGCAATATCGCGCTTCACAAGTTCGGCGGCCGCCGTTGGCTCGCACGCATCATGCTGACGTGGGGAATCATCAGTAGCGCAATCGCTTTCGTGCCGAACGCGGAAACGCTCATCGTCCTTCGCTTCCTGCTCGGCGTGGCGGAAGCCGGATTCTTCCCCGGCATCATTCTCTACCTCACCTTCTGGTTTCCGGAAAAGCATCGCGCCAAGGCGGTGTCGCTGTTCATGGTGGCTGTGCCGGTATCGACAGCCATCGGATCCACCCTTTCCTCGTTGATCATCGACTGGGGGCACGGCCTTTTCGGTCTCGAAGGCTGGCGCGTGATGTTTCTCGTCGAGGGCATCCCGGCGGTCATGCTCGCGTTCGCCTGCTGGTTCTACCTCACGGACCGACCGGCCGACGCGGCCTGGCTGAAGACCGATGAAAAGGATTGGCTGGAAACGACACTGGACGTCGAACGCTCACTCGCCGAGACCGGGCAGCACTGGCCACTCAAGAAGGCGCTCAGTCACCCGAGAATCCTCCTACTGGCGTTCATCTACTTCGGAATCACCTACGGCCTGTATGCGGTCGGGTTCTTTCTGCCGACCATCGTCGCCGGATTCCAGGAGCAGTACGGCACTCATCTGAGCGTCATCGAGCGCGGCCTGGTGACGTCTGTTCCGTACGTCGTCGCTGCCATCGTGATGGTGCCCTGGGCGCGTCACGCCGACCGCACCAACGAACGGGTCTGGCACGTCGCGACACCGGCGATCGTCGGTGCGGTTTCCATTCCGGCCGCGCTCTACATGGCCGACCCCTACCTGGCGATGGTCGCCGTCACCCTGTCCACCTGCTCGGTGATGTGCGCCCTGCCCGTCTTCTGGGCGCTGCCGTCCACCTTCCTGACCGGGGTGGCCGCAGCCGGCGGTATCGCATTGATCAACTCGCTGGGAAACCTCAGCGGGTTCGGCGGGCCGTACATCACCGGATGGCTGAACGATCTGACCGGCGATGCCAGGGCCGCGATGTGGGTGGTCGGCGTGCTGTCGCTGGCCGCCGCTGTCGTGGTGGTCTACCTGGGGCACAAGCCAAAGCCGCAACATCAGCAAGAACAGCCACACTAA